The Bradyrhizobium sp. B097 genome contains the following window.
GTCTATTGCTGCGGTCCTAACAATCGCGGCGTCCAGGTGCTCGGCGACCGGGTCTATCTGGCGACGCTGGATTCCAAGCTGATGGCGCTGAACGCCAAGACCGGCGAGGTGGTCTGGACCACCAACATCGCCGATCCCGAGCTCGGCTACAGCGAGACGATGGCGCCGACCGTGGTCAAGGACAAGGTGCTGATCGGCACCAATGGCGGCGAATACGGCATCCGCGGTTTCGTGCGCGCCTATGACGCCAAGACCGGCAAGCAGCTGTGGAATTTCAACACCATTCCGGAGAACTCCGTCGGCGTCTGGGCGACCAAGGACGCCACCGGCCGCGACATGCATCGCAATATCCAGGCCGAGAAGGACATGCTCGCCAAGATCGGCGATCCCTATGCCAAGCTCGGCGGTGGTGTGTGGCAGAACCCGTCGGTCGATCTGGCGACCAACCGGATCTACTTCGTCGTCGGCAATCCGTCGCCCGACCTCGACGGCTCGAACCGGCCCGGCGACAACCTCTACACCAACTCGCTGGTCGCGCTCGATCTCGATACCGGCAAGTATGTCTGCCACTTCCAGTACATCGCCCATGACGTCTGGGACCTCGACGCGGTCAGCCCGACGGTGCTGGTCAACGTCAAGGACAAGGACGGCAAGACGATTCCCGGCGTCATTCATGCCGGCAAGACCGGGCACATCTATGTGCACGATCGCAAGGACTGCAGCCTGATCCGCTTCTCCGAGGCGATGGTGCCGCAGGAGAACATGTGGGTGCTGCCGACCAAGGAAGGCGCGCGCATGCTGCCCGGCGCCAACGGCGGCGTCGAATGGTCGCCGATCGCGACCGATCCGGGACAGGAACTGGCCTATGCCATCAACCTGCACCAGCCGATGACCTACCACGTCGAAAGCTCGGCCTATCCGAACGGCAAGCTGTGGCTGGGTGGCGCCTTCAAGGTGATCCCGAGCGAGAAGCAGTCGGGCAACATCACCGCGGTGAACTACAACACCGGTAAGATCAAATGGCAGGTCAAGACGCCCGAGCCGATGATCGGCGGCATCCTCGCCACCGCCGGCGGCCTGGTGTTCACCGGCGAAGGCAACGGCAAGTTCGCGGCCTATAATTCGTCGAGCGGCAAGGAGCTGTGGAGCTTCCGCGCCGGCGCCGGCGTCAATGCGCCGCCGTCGAGCTACATGATCGGCGGCAAGCAATATGTCGTGGTCGGTGCCGGTGGCAACGTCCAGCTCGATTTCAAGCGCGGCAACAACATCATCGCCTTCACGCTCGACTGAGCCGAGGCGGGATGCATCATCGCGCGTGCAAGCATTGACGGCGAGGCGGGACCGGTTCGGTCCCGCCTCTGTTTTCTTCGGATGGACCAATGTTCGGTAAATTGATGATGTGCGGCGCCGCGCTGCTTTTGATGGTGGCGCAAGCGCGCGCGGAGACGATCGAGGAGAAGGCGCAGGTCTGCACCGGTTGCCACGGCGAGGACGGCAAGCCCGTCGACAAGACCATTCCGACGATCTGGGGCCAGCAGGCCGGCTATCTCTATATCCAGCTGCGCGATTTCAAGCGCGGCGATCGCAAGAGCGAGATCATGCAGCCGATCGCGACCCAATTCGAGCGCGACGACATGCTGGCGATCGCGGAATATTTCTCGCAGAAGCCATGGCCGAATCTCGGCCAGCCCAGCGCGCCCAAGGACGTCGCAGCGAAGGCGCTCAGCGCCAGCGCTTCGGTCGGTTGCCCGGCCTGCCACCTCGATCGGTTCCAGGGCGACGGCACGGTGCCGCGGCTCGCCGGGATGGGACGGGACTACCTCGCGAAAACCATCGCCGATTTCCGCACCCGCGCGCGCGGCAACAATCCCGGCATGTCGGACCTGATGCTGGCGACCTCGCCCGACGACCTCACCGCGCTGGTGGATTATCTGGCGGGGCTTTAGCGGCGGGCAAGCTCAGCCTCACGCGAGCGCAGGGCTATCGCATATGTGTTCTTGGCGGTCGAGGTCGGACGCCGGCGCCCGATCCCGTTCTGTGCGTCTGCGCGCCAAGTTGCGGTTGCTGGCGTAGAGCCGATCAGTTCGGTCGAGACCTGGACACCACGCCTGGAACAGGAAAGGCTCGGCACATCTCGATGCACTCCGACCTGAGACGCGCGAGGACCGCATCGTCTCCGTTCGCCTGCAGAGCCCCCGCAATGAACTCGGCGATGCGGCGCATTTCGGGGTCTCCCATGCCGCGCGTGGTCGCCGCCGGTGTCCCAAGGCGAATACCGCTTGGCCTGAGCGGCGGGCGCGGATCGTCTGGAATAACCTGCTTGTTTGTCGTGATGGCGATGGCATCGAGCACGTCCTCGGCTGCTCGCCCGTCCAATCCGACGGATGCGACCGTATCGACGACCATCATGTGATTATCCGTCCCGTCCGTGACCAGCTTCATCCTGCGTTCCATCAGCGCGCCGGCAAGAACCTTCGCGTTGCGCAGAACCTGTCGCGCGTAAACCTGGAAATCCGAGGTCGCCGCCTTCTTGAGCGTCACGGCAATCCCGGCCACGACGTTCATGTGAGGTCCGCCCTGCAAACCTGGAAAGACGGAAGCATCGATCCGACCGGCATTCTCCTTCCGGCATAGGATGATCCCGCCGCGGGGGCCGCGCAGTGTCTTGTGGGATGTCGTCGTCATGATGTCGAAGCCGGCATCAAGCGGATTGCGCATGACATTAGCGGCAACCAATCCGCCATAGTGGCTCACGTCAGCCATCGTGAGCGCGCCGACTTCGTCGGCGATACTCTTGAACGCCGCATAGTCCAGGTCGCGCGGATAGGAGCTGTAGCCGCACAACACCATCTTCGGACGTGCTTCACGCGCAATCGCGCGCAATTCATCGAAATCGATCGCGCCGTTTGACGGGGCCGTCTTGTAGCGAACGAAGTTGAACAAGCGCCCCATGTGGGACACTGGCGCGCCGTGGGTGAGATGACCGCCGTGGGACAGATCCATGGCGAGAATCGTGTCGCCAGGCTGCAATAGGCCGAGATAGACGGCCTGATTCATCGGTGATCCGGAAAGCGGCTGAACGTTGGCGTGCTCGGCACGAAAAAGCGAGCAGGCCCGCTGGCGTGCGAGGTTCTCGATGCTGTCGGTATACTGCTGGCCGCCGTAGTACCTGCGTCCCGGATATCCCTCGGAGTATTTATTGGTGAAGACCGATCCGAGCAGCTCAAGCACCTCCGGGTAGGTGTAATTCTCGGACGGAATCAGTTCGACGCCGTCCTGTTGACGACGCTCTTCCCCTATAAGGGCGGCAGCGATCTCTTGATCGTTGATGGACAGTTCGTTGCGAAATGACGGCATGCTCGGGCTCCTCAACACGCTGTTTTTCCAGCAGATTGGTTGCCCAGGCGATCGGCGTTGGAACCCTTCGCGCTTCCCCGTGGTCGATTCCACGTTAGCTCGCCAGTCGCGCGATAGGACGAATGAGCACGGAGACTCTTCGTAGAGAAAAATTTAGCCCACCTGCGGACCTTTCGCAACTCATGAGTCCATCGCGCGCATGCCTCAGCGCGGCGTCAGCTCCTCGCGCAGCGCCGACAGGATGGTGAGATCGGCGGCGTGCTTGCCGGCCTTGTCGGCCAGCGCCGCATCGGCGCCGTGGGCCAGCAACGCTTTCGCGATCGCCGGATGGTTGCCCTCGGCGGCGATCATCAGCGCCGTGCGTCCCCGCGCATCGCGATCGTCGACCCTGGCGCCTGCGTCCAGGAGATACGCGACGACCTCGAGCGCCTGTGCCTCCGGCACGGTCTCGTCCGGTCCAGCCGCCCACATCAGGAGCGTGAGATCGTTGGCGTAGCGCGCGTTGATGTCGATATCGAGCGCGAGCAACTGCTTGACGATGCCGATCTGGCCGCCGGCGGCCGCGTACACGATCGGTGGCTTGCCGGTGTCGTCAGCCTTGCGGCCGTCGGCGCCGTGCGCCAGCAGCATGCGCACCACCATGTCGCGGCCGGCATAGGCGGCGGCCGCGACTGGGGAAGCACCGCTGCGCCCAGTGAGATTGACGTCGGCGCCGCGGTCGATCAGCCGCTGCACGATCGCGACATGGCCGCGCTCGGCCGCAAGATACAGCGCGGTCGATCCCGCGAGGTTGCGGGCATCGACCGGCGCGCCACGGGCCAGCAGCAGGTCGATCATGTCGAGATGGCCGGAGCGGGCGGCGTGGCTCAGCGGCCTTGCACCGAGCCGGTCCCGCGCATCGACCGAGGCGCCGCCATCGAGCAGCGCGGTGGCGAGGTTGACGCAATCGGCATTGGCCGCCGCGAACAAGGTCAGCGAGATCTCGACTGCGCTGAGCTGCGCCTTGTCGGTTTCGTATTTGCGGATCAGCTCGCGGCACCGCGCCGGGTCGGCCGCCGCGAGGCTGGTGTGGGTACTGCCGGCAACCAACAGCGCGGCGAGGGCGATGCGGCGATACAAGACGTGTCCTCCGTATGGCTTGCTATCAGCATCGCCATTCGGATTGAGCGTCGCATGATCCTTGGTTGCTGCCAAGCTGCCCGTCGATTTTCAAGCCGCGCAGGGATGTCGCGCCGCGCAGCGCCGTTGCGCCGCGCGGCGTTGTGCGGCTCTAGCCGGTCTGTCCGGTGCTCGCATTGGCAACGGCGCGCGCGACATTGGCGATCACCTCGTTGCACTTCTCCATCGGAGCGCTTGCCCCGGTCAGGTAGACCGTCACCACGATCGGCTTGCGGCCGGGCGGCCAGAACACGCCAATATCGTTATAGGTGCCGCGCTCGCCGGTGCCGGTCTTGTCGCCAACCCGCCAGTCGCGCGGCACGCCGGCGCGCAGCCTCGTGTCGCCAGTCTTGTTGGCGACCATCCAGTCCACGAGTTTCTGGCGCGAGGCGGCCTGCAGGACATCGCCGATCACCACGCGCTGCAGATTCTTCAGCATCGCGACTGGGCTCGTCGTGTCGCGCGGATCACCCGGCACGGCTTCATTTAGCGCTACCTCCCAGCGATCGAGCCGGCTGACATTGTCGCCGATGGTGCGGAAGAAGCTGGTGAAGCCGGCAGGCCCGCCTATCTCGCGCAGCAGCAGGTTGGCAGCGGTATTGTCGCTGAGGGTAATGGCGGCCTCGCAGAGTTCGGACAGCGTCATGCTCGATCCGACGTGCTGCTTGGCCACCGGCGCATAGGCCAAGATATCCTTGGCCTCAACCTGCACGCGCTGGTCGAGGCTGGATTCGCCGCGGTCGACCCGGTGCAGCACCGCGGCCGAGGCCAGCGCCTTGAAGGTGCTGCACATCGGGAACCGCTCGTCACCGCGCTGGCTCGCGCGCAATCCGGTCTCCATGTCGAGCGCGGCGACGCCGAGCCGGCCGCTGGTCGCGAGCTCAATGCGCGCAAACTCCTCCTGCAGCCGCCGCGCCGGTTCGCCTGGTCCCGCCGCTGCGCTCTGTCCTGCCGCGGCGCTTGGCCGCGGCAAAGTGCAGGAAACCGCAAGGCCCAGCGCGCGCAATCCGAATGTCCGTCTCGTCAGCATCTCTCGTCCCCGTTGGCGGCGCGAAACTGCCCAACGGCGTGACGGCGCACAAACAATCATTTATACAACGAGGCATGAGGAAAACTTGGTCATGACGCCGTGCGCCGGCATCTCCCGCTGAACGCATTGCGCGCCTTCGAGGCCTCCGCGCGGCTATTGAGCTTCACCCGCGCGGGCCTGGAATTGCGCGTGACGCAAACCGCGATCAGCCATCAGGTCAAGCAGCTCGAGGATCTCTTGGGCGCGAGCCTGTTCCGCCGCCTGCCGCGCGGGCTGGTGCTCACCGACGAAGGGCTGGCGCTGCTGCCGGTGCTATCAGACGCGCTCGACCGGATCGGTGCCGCGATCGATCGCATCGAAGCCAAAGGCACGCGCGAGGTCGTCACCGTCGGCTGCGTCACGACGTTTGCGACCGGGTGGCTGCTGCAACGGGTCGATCGCTTCAAGCGCGCGCATCCCTATATCGACCTGCGTCTGCTCACCAACAACAACCGCGTCGACATTGCGGGCGACGGGCTCGATCTTGCGCTGCGCTTCGGCGACGGCTCCTGGCACGGCACCGAGGCGATCCATCTGTTGTCCGCGCCGCTCTCGCCGGTGTGCTGCGCCGACGTGGCGGGCCGGCTGCGCAAGCCGTCCGATCTCGCGCAGGAGTTCTTGCTGCGCTCCTACCGCGCCGAGGAATGGCCGCTGTGGTTTGCGGTGGCGGGCGCGCCCTGCCCCAAGATTCAGGGACCGATCTTCGACAGTTCGGTCGCGATGGCCGAGGCGGCTGCGCGCGGCGTCGGCGTCGGCCTCGTGCCGATCGCAATGTTCAACAACGAGTTGACCTCAGGCCGGCTGGTGCGGCCGTTCGCGGCCGAAGTGCCGGCGGGGTCCTATTGGCTGACCTGGCTGAAGTCGCGCGAGGTGACGCCCGGCATGCGCGCCTTCCGCGACTGGCTGCTCGACACGCTGCGGGCGGAGGTGAGTGAGGTGGAGGAGGTGAGGGATGCGCCACAGGTGCCTGCCGCACGGCCCAAGCCGAAAGCCAAAGCTAAAGCGCAGGTCAAGACAAAGGCCGTGAAGAAGCGGCGGTGAGCAAGGGCTTTTGCCCCGTCATCCTGAGGTGCGAGCCCTTGCGAGCCTCGAAGGATGCACGGCCACCAGTCGGGCCGTCGACCCTTCGAGGGCCGCTGAAGAAGCGGCCACCTCAGGGTGACGGTGAGGGAGCAGACGCGCGTCGGCAGTTCGGCAGTGCCTGCGTTTCAGCCCTACGCCAGATGGCACGCCACAGAATGCCCGTTGCTGCCTTCGCGCAGCTCCGGCGCGGTGTGGCGGCAGCGCTCTTCGGCGATTGGGCAGCGGGTGTGGAAGTGGCAGCCCTTGGGTGGATTCATCGGGCTCGGCACGTCGCCCTTGAGTCGGATGCGCAGCTTCTTCGCCTTGGGATCGGCCACCGGCACCGCCGAGAGCAGCGCCTTGGTGTAGGGATGCTGCGGATTGCGGTAGAGATCGCTGGCCTTGGCGAGCTCGACGATGCGGCCGAGATACATCACCGCGACGCGGTCGGAGATGTGCTCGACGACAGAGAGATCGTGGGCCACGAACAGATAGGTGAGGTTCAGCTCGGCCTGCAGATCCTCGAGCAGATTGATGACCTGGGCCTGGATCGAGACGTCGAGCGCCGACACCGGCTCGTCGCACACGATCAGCTTCGGCTCCAAGGTTAGCGCGCGGGCGATCGCGATGCGCTGGCGCTGGCCGCCGGAGAATTCATGCGGATAGCGCCGCATGTGCTCGGCCTTCAGCCCGACCTTGACCAGAAGGCGCGCGACGCGGTCCTCGCGCTCGCTGGCCGAGGTCACGAGGTTATGGATGATGAACGGCTCGGCGAGGATCGCGCCGACCGTCATGCGCGGATTGAGCGAGGCGAACGGGTCCTGGAAGACGAGCTGCATGTTGCGCCGCATGGCGCGCAGGTCGCCGCCGCCGAGCCCGATCACGTTCTGGCCGTCGAACACGACTTCGCCCGAGGTCGGCTCGATCAGCCGCAAGACGCAACGCCCGGTGGTCGACTTGCCGCAACCGGATTCGCCGACCAGCCCCAGCGTCTCGCCGCGGTTGACCGCAAACGACACGCCATCGACCGCATAGACCTGGCCGACCTCGCGCGAGAGGAGGCCGCCGAGCACCGGAAAGTGCTTCTTCAGATTGCTGACGCGCAGCAGCGGCTCGCTCATGACGCGTCTCCGAGGTGGCAGGCCATACGATGGCCGGGTGCGATCTCGCGCAGGCGCGGCTCCTGCTCGGTGCAGATGCTCATGGCGTGTTTGCAGCGGGAAGCAAACCGGCAGCCGGGCGGCGGGTTGATCAGGATCGGCACCGAGCCGCCGATCGCTTCCAGCCGGGTCTTGTGTTCGGCGTCGAGATCGATGCGCGGGATCGAGCGGATCAGGCCCTGGGTGTAGGGATGGCTCGGATTGCCGAACAATTCGTCGACCGGCGCCTCTTCCACCACCTTGCCGGCATACATCACGACGACGCGCTGCGCGGTCTCCGCGACCACGCCCATCGCGTGGGTGATCAGCATCACCGCCATGCCGAGGCGCTCCTTCATGTCCTGCAGCAGGTCGAGGATCTGCGCCTGGATGGTGACGTCGAGCGCGGTGGTCGGCTCATCCGCGATCACGAGCTTGGGCCGGCAGGCCAGCGCCATCGCGATCATCACGCGCTGCCGCATGCCGCCGGAGAACTGGTGCGGATAGTGATGCACGCGGCCCGCGGCGTTGGGGATCTGCACCAGCTGCAGCATCTCGATGGTGCGCTCGAGCGCCTGCTTCCTGGTCACCGCCTCGTGGCGGCGCAGGCTCTCGGCGATCTGCTCGCCGATCGTCAGCACCGGGTTGAGCGAGGTCATCGGCTCCTGAAAGATGAAGCCGATCTCCTTGGCCCTGATCTCGTCGAGCTGATGGCTGGTCAGCGGCGCCAGATCGCGGCCCTCGAACATGATCTCGCCTGCGACGATCTTGCCCGGCGGCATCGCGATCAGCTTCAGGATCGACATCGCGGTGACGGTCTTGCCGCAGCCGGATTCGCCGACCACGCAGAGCGTCTCGCCGCGGTTGATGCTGATGTCGACGCCGTCGACCGCCTGGACGATGCCGTCGTCGGTGGTGAAATGGGTTTTCAGGCCCTTGATGTCGAGCAGCGCCATCAGATCACCTTGCGCGCGTCGAGCGCGTCGCGCAGCCCGTCGCCGATGAAGTTGATGGCGACGACCGCGATGAAGATCGCGCCGCCCGGAAACAGCGCCCAGTGCGGACCGATATCGAGAAAGTCCTTGGCGTCATAGAGGATGCGGCCCCAGGTCGGCGTATCCGGCGGAAAGCCGAGGCCGAGGAACGACAGCGTCGATTCCGCGATGATCGCGGCGGCGACGTCGATCGTGCCGGCGATGATCACCGGTCCCAGCGCATTGGGCAGGATGTGACGCACCACCTGACGCACCGGGCTCGCGCCGAGCGCGCGCGCGGCCTCGACGAATTCCTTTTCGCGCAGCGACAGGAACTGGGCACGCACCAGACGGGCGACCGGCATCCAGCGCAGGCCGCCGATCACAAGCACGATCAGGATGAAGATGCCACCTTCCGGGCCGAACACAGCCTTGAGCCCGTCGCGGAACAGATAGATCAGCATCAAGAGCAGCGGCAGTTGCGGCAGCGACAGGAACAGGTCGGTCAGCCACATCAGCGCATAGCCGAGTGGGCCGCGCGACATGCCGGCGAGCGCGCCGATCAACGTGCCGACGAACACCGAGACCAGCATCGCGGCGAGGCCGACCGCGAGCGAGATGCGGCCGCCATAGATCATGCGGGCGAGCAGGTCCTGGCCGAGATCGTCGGTGCCGAACGGATGCGCCAGCGAGGGGCCCTGCATGCCTGCCACGACGTCGATGTCGCTCATCGAGACCCGCCAGACGAACGGGCCGATCACGACGGCTGCGATCAGCAGCAGCAGCAGGACGGCGCTGACCACGGCGGGCCTGTGCCGGCGGTAGCGCCGCCAGGTTTCGCGCCAGGGCGAGTAGCCGCGCCGCTCAGCGGAAGGAGATGCGAGGGTCAAGCCAGCCATAGAGGACATCTGCAATCAGGTTGAAGAGCACCACGAGACACGCGAACACGAAGGTCACGGCCATCACGACCGGCGTATCGTTGGCGAGGATGGACGAAATCAGCAGCGAGCCGATGCCGGGAATCCGGAAGATCTGCTCGGTGACGATGGCGCCGCCGAACACGGCAGGCATTTGAAGCGCAATGAGCGTGACGACCGGGATCATCGCATTGCGCATCACATGCTTGACGATCACCTTGGCCTGCCCGAGCCCCTTGGCGCGCGCGGTGGTGACATAGTCGAGCCGGATCACGTCGAGCATCGCCGAGCGCACGAAGCGGGTCATCGACGCCGCCTGGAACAGGCCGAGCACCATCACCGGCATGATGGCCTGACGGATCATCTCCAGCAGCCAGGGGATGCCGCTGCCGGGCACGTCGGTGTAGACGAAGGGCAGCCAGTCCAGCTTCACCGAGAACACCAGGATGAACAGGATGCCGGTGAAGAAGGTCGGTAGCGAGAAGCCGATGAAGGCGAAGGTGTTGGCGAGCTGGTCGAACAGCGAATAGGGCCGGGTGGCGGCATAGACGCCGACCGGGATCGCGATCAGGAGCGCCAGCAGCTGCGCCGAACCGATCACGTAGAGCGTCGTCGGCAGCCGTTGCAGGATCAGCGTGTCGACATTGATCCGGCTGACAAAGGAGAAGCCCCAGTCGCCCTGCACCATCGCCGCAAGCCAGTGCAGATAGCGGAGGTAGATCGGATCGTCGAGGCCGAACTTGGTGCGCAGCGCGGCCTGTACCTCGGGCGGCACGTTCGGATTGGTCGCGAGCTCGCTGAACGGATCGCCCGGCGCGAGCGCCAGCACGACGAACAGCACGACCGAAATCCCGAGCAGGCTCGGGATCGCGATCATCAGACGGCGCAGGATATATTGACTCATCGAGAGATCATCTAACTAACGCTCGCACCTTGAGCACGTTGATCTTGCTTCCAGTCGAAAGGCGAGCTTCACCTCGCCCCGCGTGCGGGGAGAGGTCGAAATTCAAGCACAGCTTGAATTCCGGGCGAGTGAGACTCTCCAAGAACTCATCTCTCACGGTATTTGCGGTTGGAGCCGCTCTCCCCGTAAGAACGGGGAAAGGGAGAAGATGCACCCATTCAACTCCGAACCCGTCCCCGTGTCTCAGGTTTCACGATACCAGTCTTGCAGATTGTCAGTTTGGTTGGCCCAGCCGGAGAGCGCGGGCCGCACCGTGTTGGAGCAGGCTTCCACCGCAAGCCGATGCATCACGGGGATCATCACCGTGTCTTGCCACATCAGATCGTTGCACTTGATGTAGAGATCCGCGCGCTTGATCGGATCGGTCTCGGTATCGGCGGCATCGACTGCCGCATCGTAATCCTTGTTGACCCAGCGCGGGAAGTTCGGTCCCTGCCACTTGTTCTCCTTGGTGGCGACGTTGCGCGAATGATAGCGGCGCATGTGCAGGGCCGGATCGGGTTGCGTCATCGGGATCTGGAACATCTCGATGTCGGCATAGAAATGGGAGTAGGTGTCGGGGTTGGCGACGTCGGAGGAGAAGAACACCGAGGCCACCACCGATTTCAGCTCGACGTCGATGCCGGCCTTCTGGCAGGCCTGCTTGACGATCGCCTGGGTCTTCTGCCGCGGCCCGTTGATCGAGGTCTGGTATAGCAACTTCAGCTTCTTGCCGTCCTTCTCGCGGATGCCGTCGGAGCCGGCCTTCCAGCCGGCCTGCTCGAGCAGCGCGCTCGCCTTCTCGACCGAGAACTCCCATTTGGTGTTCTTGGAGACGAACTCCTCGGGGCCGTTGAGATAGTTGGCGGTGGCGCGGCCGGCGCGGCCGTAGATCACCTTCTTGATGGACTCGCGGTCGACCAGCAGCGCGAGCGCCTGGCGCACGCGCTGGTCGGACAGGATCGGATGCTTGGTCTTCATCGACGAGCGTTCGCCGTCGACCTCGGTGTTGGGGTCGGTGAAATTGATGGCGATAAACTCGATGTCGCCGCCGACGGCATAGAGCGTCTTGCCCTTGCCGCCCTTCTCCAGCCGCAGCAGCACCTCGTCCTCGACCTGGATATTCCAGGCGAAATCATATTCGCCGGTCTGGATCACCGCGCGGGCCGCCGACACCGCGTCACCGCCGCCCTTCATCTCGATCGTGTCGAAATAGGGCCGGTTCGCCATGTGATAATCCTGATTGATCTCACCGCGGATCAGGTCGCCCGGCTTGAACTCGATGAACTTGTAGGGTCCGGTGCCGACCGGCTTCAGATTGGTCGACGCCTCGCGCGACTTGCCGCCCTTGAATTCCGCGAACAGGTGTTTTGGAATGATGCAGCCATAGGCACCGACGAACGCGTTGGCCCAGAACGGCGTCGGATCCTTGAACTTGATACGGACCGTGAGGTCGTCGACCTTCTCCACGGTCATGCCGGCGTAAGTCGCGCTCGAGACCGCTGCCGTCGCGGGGTCGCTGGCATATTCCCAGGTGAAGACGACGTCGTCGGCGCTGAACGGTTTCCCGTCATGCCATTTGACGCCGGGTTTGAGTTTCCAGACCACCGATTTGGCGTCGGCGGCTAGGCCGCCATTCTGGATCGAGGGGATCTCGGCGGCGAGGATCGGGTTGAGATGGCCGTCGACGTCCCAGCTGGCCAGCGGCTCGTAGAAGATGCGCGAGCCGTCCTGGTCCTTGGTGCCGGTGGCGAAATGCGGATTGAGCAGGGTCGGGCCCTGCCACCACAACAGCTTCAGCGGACCGCCGCCGCCGCGCTTGGTCGGCTTGTAGGGGTTGGGGCTCTGCGCCATCGCGACGCCGCCGATCGCCAGAATCTGGTTCGCCAACGGCGCGGTGAGGCCGACGGCAATCATTCGCTTGACGAAGGCGCGGCGGTCCATCCGTCCGTCCCTTACGTCGTCGATCATCCCGCGCAGATTGTTGTCGAACATTGTCCCCTCGGTCCGGCTCACGTGTGATTGCGGCGGGCCTTGGAACCGGCCGCCGTGCTGGCGGCAGATGGCACACCGAATGACCGCGAAGGTCAACGCCTCCCGAGGTTCAGCGACTAGGTCTTTTGGCTATCGCTTGTGCAGAACCGCTCCGCGC
Protein-coding sequences here:
- a CDS encoding ABC transporter permease, with the protein product MAGLTLASPSAERRGYSPWRETWRRYRRHRPAVVSAVLLLLLIAAVVIGPFVWRVSMSDIDVVAGMQGPSLAHPFGTDDLGQDLLARMIYGGRISLAVGLAAMLVSVFVGTLIGALAGMSRGPLGYALMWLTDLFLSLPQLPLLLMLIYLFRDGLKAVFGPEGGIFILIVLVIGGLRWMPVARLVRAQFLSLREKEFVEAARALGASPVRQVVRHILPNALGPVIIAGTIDVAAAIIAESTLSFLGLGFPPDTPTWGRILYDAKDFLDIGPHWALFPGGAIFIAVVAINFIGDGLRDALDARKVI
- a CDS encoding ABC transporter permease, which produces MSQYILRRLMIAIPSLLGISVVLFVVLALAPGDPFSELATNPNVPPEVQAALRTKFGLDDPIYLRYLHWLAAMVQGDWGFSFVSRINVDTLILQRLPTTLYVIGSAQLLALLIAIPVGVYAATRPYSLFDQLANTFAFIGFSLPTFFTGILFILVFSVKLDWLPFVYTDVPGSGIPWLLEMIRQAIMPVMVLGLFQAASMTRFVRSAMLDVIRLDYVTTARAKGLGQAKVIVKHVMRNAMIPVVTLIALQMPAVFGGAIVTEQIFRIPGIGSLLISSILANDTPVVMAVTFVFACLVVLFNLIADVLYGWLDPRISFR
- a CDS encoding peptide ABC transporter substrate-binding protein — protein: MFDNNLRGMIDDVRDGRMDRRAFVKRMIAVGLTAPLANQILAIGGVAMAQSPNPYKPTKRGGGGPLKLLWWQGPTLLNPHFATGTKDQDGSRIFYEPLASWDVDGHLNPILAAEIPSIQNGGLAADAKSVVWKLKPGVKWHDGKPFSADDVVFTWEYASDPATAAVSSATYAGMTVEKVDDLTVRIKFKDPTPFWANAFVGAYGCIIPKHLFAEFKGGKSREASTNLKPVGTGPYKFIEFKPGDLIRGEINQDYHMANRPYFDTIEMKGGGDAVSAARAVIQTGEYDFAWNIQVEDEVLLRLEKGGKGKTLYAVGGDIEFIAINFTDPNTEVDGERSSMKTKHPILSDQRVRQALALLVDRESIKKVIYGRAGRATANYLNGPEEFVSKNTKWEFSVEKASALLEQAGWKAGSDGIREKDGKKLKLLYQTSINGPRQKTQAIVKQACQKAGIDVELKSVVASVFFSSDVANPDTYSHFYADIEMFQIPMTQPDPALHMRRYHSRNVATKENKWQGPNFPRWVNKDYDAAVDAADTETDPIKRADLYIKCNDLMWQDTVMIPVMHRLAVEACSNTVRPALSGWANQTDNLQDWYRET